TTGCAAAATACAAGATTCACATTTTGTTCCACGTCCAGGAGCAATCCACAAGCTTTCAACATGTGACAGATCTGAATTTAATTGATGGCTGCCAAAACAGTGAACGGAAGTATCCAAATCTAGTGAAAGATCCTTCAGATTGGGAAACTTTTTTAACGAGTTGTACGAAATTTGTGTGAGATTTTCAGTATATAGTCCAGTGATGCAGTTTGGCTCGATAACTGAATGCTCAAGAAGATTGcaatttattcgaattttcCAGTATTGACCGATTTCTTGAATAATACTTGCAACTGCCTCTGATATTTTCGAATGTTGgtaaattattatgttattttgatcaaagttatgcattttcatcattttaatgaagtttaatTTCTCTAGTCGAGCCAATCCCATGTTAtcggttaaaaatttcttataatccTTTACGTTTCCACCAAATTTAGCCAAGTcaactgaaattatttttaatgacggtgggaaaaaaatgattttatcaaGAGTTTGGGCGGCGTCTACTCTTAACTCTTCcaaattaggaaaatttatcaaaatgttTCCTCGAAAGACTCGTTCAGTCATATATGTGCCGGTTTTGTAAATGATTGGACGGAAAAAACTAGCATCAATATATACTTTTCGAACCTCTGGTCCAAGTTgcgtgaaaaaaatcatggcaAACACAAGTGTCTCGAAAGTCACGGACTTTAACGTGAGATGATCAAAAGTTCTTTTTGTTCGTTTGCCGGAAGCAAATATCTTTCCGATTCCACAATTCGGAGCCAAATAGTCGTCTGACATCGTCAACTCAAAGAAATCCTTAAATTCTGGACGCAAAGTCAAGTGAAAGAAAGTGATGCAAACTTCTGAACAACGACGAATGCTCCACGAGTCCAAATACTCGAAAATTTCCAACAGCATCtggggaaaaaaatgaaagatttcATCATGgcgaattgtaaaaatatttaaaaaggcaATTTCTTACCTCAACCGGAAGTTTCTCGATCAACGATTTATGTTGATTTCTCGCTTTGGATCTAGTCTCCATAATTGACACAAATTTATCTTGATTTCGGTAGAATTTCCAcagaattttacgaaaaaaacaagagaCCCAAGCTCCTGACCTGCACTGATtggtgagacgaatgaaactGATGAATCGGATTCGCCGGCGATCGAAATGAAATCCGAATAGAAGCTCGTTTGTGACGCGGTTCGTTTCgtctcttgatttttttctgattttcgtGTCAAAAATCGCCAGAATTGCATTAAAATCGCGGTAAAAATGAACACTCGATCACGAAAAAGGCAACAGAATTACTCGCCCATCGAGAATCTCCCGGTTGaggtaagaaaattgaattttaaaaattttcactgttCGCCATcttgaaaatcttttaaattcgTTTCAGATGCTGTTAGAAATTCTCGAATATTTGGATTCATGGAGCATTCGTCGATGTTCAGAAGTTTGTATCACTTTCTTTCACTTGACATTGCGTCCAGAATTCGAGAAATTCTTTCGATTGACGATGTCAGACGACTATTTGGCTCCAAATTGTGGCATCGGAAAATTATTCGCCCCCGAGAGACGCACGAAACGAACTTTTGATCGTCTCACTTTGGAAAAAGTGACTTTCAAGAGACTTGTGTTtgctgaaaacttttttaagcgACTTGGAGAAGAAATCACCGAGATGGAATTGacacatgatttttttacgcCACTCATGAGAGAAAAAGGATCAGAAATTCTCGACGACATTTTCCGCAAAAATATCTTGACTAATTTtcctaatttgaaaaaattagttttgaaaaatcaagacTTGCTTCAACTGACATACTATCCATCATCTTTAAAGGAAATCCACATAAGTTTTAAAGGAGATCCCTTTTATATTGGCTGTTTAAATGCGATCAAGAATTTCCTCATATACGAAAAAGGACTAGGAAACTTGAACAAATTGATAATCTCAAATTTAAATCCTTTCgaagatgaatatttttccaaagctTGGAATGTTACAGATGCAGTTAAGgccaatttaattgaatttaatgtaATTGGAGCGCTGAAGTATTTCGAACACGATTGCAACATACTCGAAGATACATCTATTGATCTAATTTACATCACAGGACTGAATCTTCATAAATTGCCCTACATTACGTTTCTCCAATTACATCAATTCCCAAACTTGAAGTCACTCGAGCTGAGCTTTGAAGCAGGTCTCGATTGTTGTTCAGATCATTCAGAAGCAGTTCCAGACTTTTCTCATGTCCAGGAAttgaaattgcattttaattgCGTTTCAGTTTGCGAAACTtgcatttcaaatattttttcttcattcactGGCTTAATCAAACTCAATTTGAAAGGAAATCTGAAAGACAGACAATATCGTCTTATTTATGCAAATATGCCGAAATTAGAGTATCTCGAGATACATGGACTGATTCCGCGCCATATTTTCGACTCGGCCGAACATTCTCCGAATTCGATCGAACAATTGAAGAATTTGCAGCATTTGTTGGTGTTTGATACTTCAAACAAGCGCAAAACAGGTCTTTCGAACAAATGTTTTCTAAAATTCGCAAAGTTGCCGTATCTCAAAACATTGCGTCTTAGTGAAAGTTACAAtggggtaagttttttttgtcagtaaacatttttggataatattaaaattttgttaaattacttttaggattcaattcaattcgatGGAATTCGTCATCTTGTCCGCCAATGTCcccaaatttcaactttttctgcAACAGATGAAATTTACCATGAGacaattgaagaaattattcGTGGATGGCCACGTTTAACAACCTTGCTTTTGCCAGATGGAagaattttgcacaaaaataccTGGATTTTGATAAAAGACACTTGTCGTTTCCTAAAATATTTGTCGGTCAACCGTTTTCAATCAACCGTTTTCAATTTTGGATTTACAGAGCAATGCTCCCTTTTTAAGAGCATCTCAAGTTTAAAGTTTGTTAAAACAGGGTATGCAATGTTCACACGTACTGATTATCACGAGCAAGAtgtttatttggaaaaatatggCTATCGTCATTCAGAAGTTTCATTGAAACGGgtgagatttttcaaaagttaaaaaaaatcgaaaatactaaaaaaaattttctcatttttagaaaaattcagcAACTCAGTCCAAATCCAATAAGAAATGCCGCTTGACATACAATGGATACACCAGATCTACATTTTCGCAGATCGAAAAGGATGATTCGCTTGATCCATATTATTCGGATGAAGAATATTCGGATGCGAATTCAGAAAGACCGGATGATTCGGAAAATGAATGTTCATGCTGTAGATGCTGTTGTTGGTAAACAGACTTTTTTGAAttcagacaatttttcatgtatcatttcaaaagttacttgttattttttacaattcatttaatttcacaaaattaagattgattttatttttacggaaataaatttgatttctgtctttttttgaatgttttgaattttatgaaccCCCCTatgtgaatataaattttttttttgttgacatCGGTTCAAAAGttacttgttattttttacaattccgattcacaaaattaagattgattttattttcacggaaataaatttgttttgtcttttttttttaatactttgaattttatgaacacCACTatgtgaatataaaaaaaaatttgttgacatCGTTTCAAAAGTtaggcaaacaaaaaattcaaaaatatttatttatagatcctttatattcaaatttttttttctatgtttttgtcccatgtcccatttcaaaagcccaaaatccaatggggcaaaataaaaaaaagttaaaattttcatcaaaatttaccattttctggacattttccttactttttcaagaattttcaaaaaatttttaaattattgttaatttttaaaattttttgtgttgaaaatcgaaattttacatgaattttcttctataaaaatatttcctaaaaattatttttcaaaaatttttgacggttatttttatgaaatttttttgttaaaatttttaacttgaaatactttcagatcaattttaaattatcaaatctcaatgtaaatcgaaattcgaaaaatttttatgaaaaggcGGTCACTACAatgaattttaacatttcattttttagtgTTTAGAGATACTAAAATATACTTcccaaaaactaaataaaattaaattaaaattttgtcatttttaaaaaaatatttaattaatttatttccgaatatatttaaaaaatacatattaaaaatttataaaacttttttttagatttatttttcgtcaagtcaaaaaaaaattaaaaaggccCCCTAAAGAGGAATAAACAAGggcccccattttgaaaaaaatgttaaaaagagttacaaaatgggacaaaaacattaaaaaatttggaacggcctttattgttattttttacaaattttccgatttttttttttcgccgagGATTTTCATGAGGGCTtaacgttgattcttaacatttatttaattttagtttatattattttcaaatttgaacctaaattgaagaaaatcaaacaaaatctcacaaaataaaaattaaaaaaaaaattattttggtcacgtgacttgaaaaaaaaaattcttttacatttcaatagaaaacgtCCTATTAAAGCgagtttcttttgttttttgtataattttatcgacaacagtaatttttcaattacaaaattcatgaaaatgtcaaaaatattaaattttttaatttaatttttatttttccctgaattttttcgacaaaatcagaggggagagaaaaaattgatatattaaataaattcattcgccttactaaaaaaaaatatttgggccattctaatttttttttgtactttttgtccCACAAACTATGTTCCAAAATgccttaaaattgaaatttaagaggatttacagttaaaaattaaaataatttcacttaaaaattctcaaaaagttttcaaaaaccttttttttttgcttctttttaaatcaaatttcaaataaatttaatttttctatttatttttgtccctCCTTCCGATTTCGATGAAACAATTCAGGGAGAAAAATAAAGGTAAATATAAAATGGGAAcatttttggacatttttatgaaaaaaaaaaaataacgaaaaattacagttttttagtaaaaaaaaaaaaaaataagtaaattctTTTGCTTCAATGCCgcacttaaaataaatgaaaaaaatttttttagaggttttgtttgattttttagacaaaactaCTTAGCAATTGGGTCAATACTCAActctttcttatttaaattttaactgaaaataaatcaaatgaatttaaaacacaaaaaaatgaattgaattgatttcCGCCAAAATCAATGTTTCCACCGTCTCGAAAGGGATacatttgttttgattttgaatggaaacgtcaaaaataattctttcggTCATCGATGGATGTTGTGAAACACACAACTCGCAATTTTCAgcctaaaaatgaatgaacgaaCGACGAAACAAGTGACAACAGCTCTAATTGCTGGCGGAGTAGGCGTCGGACTGGTTCTTCTTCTCACCCGATATCGCAGAGACATCCGAAGCTCGTTATCGAAGTATTTATCAGCGAAagataaaactgaaaaatttttatcgaacaaACGAATTGAGGTTGTTAGTTCTCCGGAAACGTGCAGAGCTGTAATTAACACCATAAAAGcgtaaaatttctcatttttttgctttaaaacttaaaatttcatgttttttttttcttttagtgaCTGTAAAAAATATCCTGTGCTCGGTTTCGACACGGAATGGGTGACCTTGAATGGTGTTCGGCAGCCGATTGCATTGCTGCAACTTGCTACAGCCGATGGATTTTGCGCTCTACTGCGCCTTTGTTGTCTCAAGGAGATTCCCGTGGAGCTCCGTGATCTTCTCGAAGACGAAGACATCTTAAAAGTCGGAGTTTCCCCGCAAAATGACGGCAAATATTTATCTCACGACTACGGAGCGGGCGTCGCTAGTACCTTGGATTTGCGTTACATGGCACAAGAAGCGCGGATCACGCCTCAGGGCTtgggaaaaatgtcaaaaagtgAGCTAGGCATCGAATTGAACAAAGATTGGCGTATCCGAGCATCAAACTGGGAGGCAGAAACACTGAGCGAACATCAAATTGAGTATGCGGCAATGGATGCCTTTGTCGGCATTGaactttttaagaattttgccGAAATAATTAGTCCCAAAGGGCCTTTTACGAACCACACGAAGCACATCAAGCATGTCATTGACGTGTGTGAACGATATTTGGAGATAAATTTCAAGGAATCCAGCAGTCCGGTGACCGAAACATCCTCGACGTCATCAAAATTGctggaaaaaagcaaaaaatcgatCACAAAAGAGTTCAAACGTTACAAACAAAACACCTTGCGACGTCCAATGTACGATAATATCCACATGTATGCACCGGATGGCGAGTTGTTGTGCACTTGTGATCGCTCCAAAGCCGATTGGTATGTCAGTAAGGAACTGGCAGTGGTCCACACCGAAGATCCTTACTCCATCCGACTGACTTTTGAGCCTGCGGGACGTGCCGTGGGCGAAGTTGGCAAATACTACACGATCGCGAAGGAGAATCGTTGTGTCGTTTGCGGTCGCGAAGACTCCCTTATTCGGAAAAATGTCGTCCCACGAGATTATAGAATCCATTTTACGCCCGTCATGAAGGACCATTGTAGTCACGATGTGGTCTTGACTTGTACAACCTGCCATCAATTCAGCAACATGTCCGATTTCAAAATGAGACAATCTCTAGCGGAACTGTGTGATGCCCCCTTGCAAGATGGGCCGAACACAAAATTAGTCGAAGTTGATCATTTGAAGCGACTTAAATCCGCTTCACGAGCTCTTTTGTATAACGGTCACATGATCCCGGTAGACCGTAAAAAAGTCTTGGAACAGgaaattttgacacttttacCTGACGAAAAGTCAGTGACCCTTGAATTACTCGAAGAATATGCGGAAATCAACATTTACAAAGAAAACGACAATTATGTGGCGCACGGCGAGAAAGTCGTCGAATATTTCATGAACAACGGCGGAGGTCTAATAAATCTCGAACGAATGTGGCGCgagcattttttgaaaacattaaAGCCGAAATATCTGCCGGAATTATGGTCAGTCGATCATAATGTGCAACGATTGGAAATTCGAGCGGATGAAGGAAGGATTGAAGTGGAAGATTTAATTACGGCAGGACTTGCTCCGGAACTCCTTGCGCAAAGCACACCGCATGACAGCATTTCCGAATCAAGTGAAAAGAGCACTTTGGTCGATGCAAGTTCCCTTCGAGATACGGAAATCACGTCGCAGGAATATTTGACGGCACGAACGTTTGATGGATTCGATGATGAGACCGATGCGTCACTGAGTTCGTTCAAGTCGCTAGATGCAACGCTAAGATCGCCGGGCGGAGATACGGTTTACATGTCTGATGATAGTGACTCGACTCTTACACAACCTTCATTAGATTcagattagattttttaaaattatttttcttcgttttccgTAATAAAATTGTACCCACGTGGCCAAAgttcgttaatttttgtttgtttttgcggGAAATTTTTATAGGGTTGCCAGGTTGCTTCAAAAAGattcaaaaagatttttgtggattgaaattttggaaaaaaataagttcttCCAAAAATCTTGATTAATCTTTTCgcatttgttgattttttttctaaaacattatttatttatttatttcatcaaataaagaTTACAGCATTGTAGTTGGAGGAAAAAGCATTAAGCTTTTCTTTCACGTTATAATTTTGTTGATCATGCGCCATTTAATCCGTTGCTATTGAATATATCACAGTCCTCCCTCAGGCCCAGTTGGAGTGTTTTATTTGGTTAGAGTGATCACAGGATGAAACAAGAAgcatgaaacgaaaaataaaaaacgagaaacaCACAGTGATTGGGCCCattcagattaaaaatttctctctcacCTGTAAGGTGCAAAGAGTAGCTtcaatttcttcttaaaactAAACTTTGGTAATTCAATGTCACTCTTATAACAGGTTGAATTAAAGATGCTGATGCAACGGTTTAAGGTGGCATTTGCCTCGAAATCAGTCTTAGCTTTCTTCTCCACAAAAGGACGTTGTTTTCTTAAGTTGTAGGTCATTGCAAATAtgactaaaattaattctatcgTTTAGGACATCATCAATTTCAGGCGATGCTTATAGGAAGGCAGTTGGTTCTCTTTCCAGCCCAGATTTCAAAGACaaggaaaaaataaggaaCTGTTTTTGGACAGATTCTAGTCGTTTGATGTTTGTTTGtagaattaatttagaatagtgcgataaaattaaatattttcttctttcaaaattaaaattaaaaaaaaaatcaaaaaatttcgcctAGTTACGTTACTGAGTATACCACAATTTTGTATTCCGagcttcgtcattttttttattaattttttcaaattatcatGTATTTTGTTGTCAAGATCGATTTAAAACCgtttttttccatcttttttctGGTAATATCCAATaatatctcattttttttaaattgtcgaTATGGTCAATACTTGAATTTAAACAGCTTTGTTTTAATAAGCTGAACGATCAAAATACAACGTAGTAATAAtccaatataaaaataataattaagagaCCAAATTTCAGTTGCTAACTATCAGtcaaagtgaaaataaaaaaaaatacattgaatcctcaaaatcatgcaaataattcgaaaatttcttaaattatttgctATATTGTTTTTGCCATATCGTGAGTTTTCTTTttctgaatttcaaaaataattattttattattttttttaggttacgGCGAAGCTCACCTTTCAGGATGTACATATGACTTTATTGTGATCGGAGGTGGAACTGCTGGAAGTATTGTTGCTAGtcggtaatttttaaattttttttcgcttttacaAACATTCaattgattattttcattaagcCTTTCAGAAAATCCGTGTGTCCGCGTTTTATTGCTTGAAGCTGGTCCAATGGAGAAACATCCATTAGCTTTTGTGCCATTGGCGTCAGTATTAACTTACGAAAGTTCTGTGTGGAATTGGAAATATAAGTTGGAGCGATACGGTAATAGTTGTCTCGGTATGGTCAATCAAGAATGCTGCTTACCAAAAGGCAAGGGTCTTGGCGGATCAACACTTATTAACGGGATGCAGTACGTACGTGGAAATAAAGCGAATTTCGATGGATGGGGTCTCACTGGTTGGAGTTGGGATGATGTGTTGccgtattttatgaaatatgaaCGGAATACCTTAGATCCCGCGAGAGGAAAATTCGACTCTTCCGTCCATGGAGACAGTGGAAAAATGAATACGATGTATGTGAATTATCGCACAAAACTTATGGAAGATTTTTATGAAGCAGGCAAATATGAAGGATATGCATGGGATTTCGATTATAACAATGGAAGTCAATTAGGTGTACATTTTATGCAAACTTCTACACGCAATGGAAGTCGAGAAGATACAGGAACGAGATACATTGAAGATGTTCTTCCACGATCCAATTTAGTTTTGCGTGTCAACTCGCACGTGACGAAGATattatttaaaggaaaaaaagcgaCAGGAGTTTTGTATGAAAGACAAGGACTTACTTACAAAGCAACGGCTACAAAAGAAGTAATTTTAAGTGCTGGTGCATACAACTCCCCGCAACTTTTGATCTTGAGTGGCATTGGACCGcaagaaactttaaaaaaatttaacattccttcggtaaaatttttgccagTAGGTCAAAACTTGCAAGATCATTCTGTTATCATGGCTCCCATTTACGTTTTAAACACCACCGGAAATTCTATGTTTAATGACGATCCAAATGCGTTCAACGATTATTTGCAGAATTTTAATCAACCGAATCCCTTACATATTGCCCAAGCAGCAGGcttatttttcgataaaatggaTGATTCTCCATATCCTACTGGTGTTCCCGACGTTGAAGTACTTATGTTTCCCGGAGGTGCGTACGGAGGTTTCCTGCGAGATGCGTTTTGCTTTGAACCAAGTATTTATGATAAAGCATATGCGGGATtgtcaaacaataaaaatgatacaatTTCTCTCTCTTCGATGTTAGTTCATCCAAAAACGCAGGGCTATGTTACGATTCGTGATACAAATCCTTTCTCAAAACCAATCATACATAATAACATGCTCCAAGACCCATACGACAGGAAAGCAATGCTATTTGGCATTCGAAGATCACAAAATATTATCGAGTCCCCGGCCTTTGCAAAATACAATCCGCAACTCTATCTATATGATATTCCGGCATGTAATGATTTCGGAGCTAACAGTGACAAATATTGGCTCTGTGTCATGGCTTACCTAGCAATACCAGGTAGTCACGATACGGGAACATGTTGCATGGGCgccaaaaacgacaaaaaaacggTCGTTACGCCAGATCTGAAGGTTAAGGGTGTTCAAAAGTTGAGAGTTGCAGATGCTTCGGTGATTCCGCATATCATTTCAGGTAATACGGCAGCAGCTACTATGATGATTGGTGAAAAGGCAGCAGATCTCATCAAGTTGGAGCATGGAATATAAgcttttttctttacagatATTTTAAGAAGAGTTGTTTGAACagctcattgaaaaaaaaaacatgcctTAAATAAATACTAGAACGTTATAAAAGATTCAATAATTCAGTTTCAACATATCTTTTATTCtgcttttttctttgtaatatTTCTCAGTGCTCTAATAAATAATAGTCTAAATCATGCAATTGTCAGTCTTGTTTGCTTGCTTTAAATATAATGTAATTTCTTGTTTCTTTCACTTAAACATTCActgaataacaattttttgacgcTTTATACGAATTTTCAGGGTTTTTATAAGAAgattcgacaaaaaataataacttttcaaGTGCttcttcgtaaaaaaaagatatcaaaaaaaacatcaagcaaatatttcaattcGATTTAATCAA
The sequence above is drawn from the Culicoides brevitarsis isolate CSIRO-B50_1 chromosome 1, AGI_CSIRO_Cbre_v1, whole genome shotgun sequence genome and encodes:
- the LOC134836969 gene encoding uncharacterized protein LOC134836969 isoform X1; this encodes METRSKARNQHKSLIEKLPVEMLLEIFEYLDSWSIRRCSEVCITFFHLTLRPEFKDFFELTMSDDYLAPNCGIGKIFASGKRTKRTFDHLTLKSVTFETLVFAMIFFTQLGPEVRKVYIDASFFRPIIYKTGTYMTERVFRGNILINFPNLEELRVDAAQTLDKIIFFPPSLKIISVDLAKFGGNVKDYKKFLTDNMGLARLEKLNFIKMMKMHNFDQNNIIIYQHSKISEAVASIIQEIGQYWKIRINCNLLEHSVIEPNCITGLYTENLTQISYNSLKKFPNLKDLSLDLDTSVHCFGSHQLNSDLSHVESLWIAPGRGTKCESCILQMISSFSGLTKLTYHGNLTEHQIRLIFDQLQNLEYLELVGRIPKNILDSSKFTPNSIEQLKNLQALFIVHVSSTLETGISNDCLLKFASLPNLKVLRLSQSHENDLFKIDGIRNLVRQCPKISGFCSTDNAFTGEMVREMLGGWPQLNTLFLPEIIFDKGTWNFVKANCRFLRYLSVFNQKNDQLYDYSSLFKSISSLKIIKMGQAFFTRIEYHHRKLIMKPNLKLDQQTKGKKAPSVSIEQDYTYEDSFDNISKKFHNENEEYLYLISDEEEDDSEEEDEVFSDDEELSDN
- the LOC134836969 gene encoding uncharacterized protein LOC134836969 isoform X2: METRSKARNQHKSLIEKLPVEMLLEIFEYLDSWSIRRCSEVCITFFHLTLRPEFKDFFELTMSDDYLAPNCGIGKIFASGKRTKRTFDHLTLKSVTFETLVFAMIFFTQLGPEVRKVYIDASFFRPIIYKTGTYMTERVFRGNILINFPNLEELRVDAAQTLDKIIFFPPSLKIISVDLAKFGGNVKDYKKFLTDNMGLARLEKLNFIKMMKMHNFDQNNIIIYQHSKISEAVASIIQEIGQYWKIRINCNLLEHSVIEPNCITGLYTENLTQISYNSLKKFPNLKDLSLDLDTSVHCFGSHQLNSDLSHVESLWIAPGRGTKCESCILQMISSFSGLTKLTYHGNLTEHQIRLIFDQLQNLEYLELVGRIPKNILDSSKFTPNSIEQLKNLQALFIVHVSSTLETGISNDCLLKFASLPNLKVLRLSQSHENDLFKIDGIRNLVRQCPKISGFCSTDNAFTGEMVREMLGGWPQLNTLFLPEIIFDKGTWNFVKANCRFLRYLSVFNQKNDQLYDYSSLFKSISSLKIIKMGQAFFTRIEYHHRKLIMKPNLKLDQQTKGAPSVSIEQDYTYEDSFDNISKKFHNENEEYLYLISDEEEDDSEEEDEVFSDDEELSDN
- the LOC134838340 gene encoding uncharacterized protein LOC134838340; amino-acid sequence: MNTRSRKRQQNYSPIENLPVEMLLEILEYLDSWSIRRCSEVCITFFHLTLRPEFEKFFRLTMSDDYLAPNCGIGKLFAPERRTKRTFDRLTLEKVTFKRLVFAENFFKRLGEEITEMELTHDFFTPLMREKGSEILDDIFRKNILTNFPNLKKLVLKNQDLLQLTYYPSSLKEIHISFKGDPFYIGCLNAIKNFLIYEKGLGNLNKLIISNLNPFEDEYFSKAWNVTDAVKANLIEFNVIGALKYFEHDCNILEDTSIDLIYITGLNLHKLPYITFLQLHQFPNLKSLELSFEAGLDCCSDHSEAVPDFSHVQELKLHFNCVSVCETCISNIFSSFTGLIKLNLKGNLKDRQYRLIYANMPKLEYLEIHGLIPRHIFDSAEHSPNSIEQLKNLQHLLVFDTSNKRKTGLSNKCFLKFAKLPYLKTLRLSESYNGDSIQFDGIRHLVRQCPQISTFSATDEIYHETIEEIIRGWPRLTTLLLPDGRILHKNTWILIKDTCRFLKYLSVNRFQSTVFNFGFTEQCSLFKSISSLKFVKTGYAMFTRTDYHEQDVYLEKYGYRHSEVSLKRKNSATQSKSNKKCRLTYNGYTRSTFSQIEKDDSLDPYYSDEEYSDANSERPDDSENECSCCRCCCW
- the LOC134827244 gene encoding exonuclease 3'-5' domain-containing protein 2-like, whose product is MNERTTKQVTTALIAGGVGVGLVLLLTRYRRDIRSSLSKYLSAKDKTEKFLSNKRIEVVSSPETCRAVINTIKADCKKYPVLGFDTEWVTLNGVRQPIALLQLATADGFCALLRLCCLKEIPVELRDLLEDEDILKVGVSPQNDGKYLSHDYGAGVASTLDLRYMAQEARITPQGLGKMSKSELGIELNKDWRIRASNWEAETLSEHQIEYAAMDAFVGIELFKNFAEIISPKGPFTNHTKHIKHVIDVCERYLEINFKESSSPVTETSSTSSKLLEKSKKSITKEFKRYKQNTLRRPMYDNIHMYAPDGELLCTCDRSKADWYVSKELAVVHTEDPYSIRLTFEPAGRAVGEVGKYYTIAKENRCVVCGREDSLIRKNVVPRDYRIHFTPVMKDHCSHDVVLTCTTCHQFSNMSDFKMRQSLAELCDAPLQDGPNTKLVEVDHLKRLKSASRALLYNGHMIPVDRKKVLEQEILTLLPDEKSVTLELLEEYAEINIYKENDNYVAHGEKVVEYFMNNGGGLINLERMWREHFLKTLKPKYLPELWSVDHNVQRLEIRADEGRIEVEDLITAGLAPELLAQSTPHDSISESSEKSTLVDASSLRDTEITSQEYLTARTFDGFDDETDASLSSFKSLDATLRSPGGDTVYMSDDSDSTLTQPSLDSD
- the LOC134837554 gene encoding 4-pyridoxate dehydrogenase-like, translated to MQIIRKFLKLFAILFLPYRYGEAHLSGCTYDFIVIGGGTAGSIVASRLSENPCVRVLLLEAGPMEKHPLAFVPLASVLTYESSVWNWKYKLERYGNSCLGMVNQECCLPKGKGLGGSTLINGMQYVRGNKANFDGWGLTGWSWDDVLPYFMKYERNTLDPARGKFDSSVHGDSGKMNTMYVNYRTKLMEDFYEAGKYEGYAWDFDYNNGSQLGVHFMQTSTRNGSREDTGTRYIEDVLPRSNLVLRVNSHVTKILFKGKKATGVLYERQGLTYKATATKEVILSAGAYNSPQLLILSGIGPQETLKKFNIPSVKFLPVGQNLQDHSVIMAPIYVLNTTGNSMFNDDPNAFNDYLQNFNQPNPLHIAQAAGLFFDKMDDSPYPTGVPDVEVLMFPGGAYGGFLRDAFCFEPSIYDKAYAGLSNNKNDTISLSSMLVHPKTQGYVTIRDTNPFSKPIIHNNMLQDPYDRKAMLFGIRRSQNIIESPAFAKYNPQLYLYDIPACNDFGANSDKYWLCVMAYLAIPGSHDTGTCCMGAKNDKKTVVTPDLKVKGVQKLRVADASVIPHIISGNTAAATMMIGEKAADLIKLEHGI